In Carassius auratus strain Wakin unplaced genomic scaffold, ASM336829v1 scaf_tig00023110, whole genome shotgun sequence, the genomic stretch AAAGAACGCAAGTGAAAAACAGGTGCAGTTTGGGGGAAATTAAAAGaatctaacataaacatatattaaatacaatacatttataaatttaaataggtgaaaaatacatcaaaatatacgtatatatttaacaaataacacATGAAAATTAAGGTTAGCGTGCAGATTCATGACTTTTTTCACGTTCTGATTTCATACACTCTTTTTCTTTAacagtaggctattttttttcttttagatctTTGTTTTTAACGTGAGAATTTTTGTGCAAGCCTGGGAATTTGCATATATCCGATATTCAAGTTCTCAGCAATGCACCGCGGCATGAACAGGCTAAATTATGCCAATTGCTGTGCGTGTTACTAGTTTCTACTTTTAGTTTTGCTATTGTTGAAATATTTCCTGATATTTcctttagtttcatttgaagccACTAGATGTCATCGGAGCAATGTTATAATAGCCTACTTCAGCTCCGTGTCATTTGAGAAGAAGAGTGAGTTTGGATAAACTTTCTTCTTTTTGAAACCAGTGCAGACCTTTATTTAGAAGAGACTTAGCTATGAATTAAATAACTTATTAGATTTTATGAGTTGAATAATAAAGGCACTGTCACCGAATTAATTCATAGGTGTGAGAATTAAAGGCCTTcacataaattaatgaataagaaAAAATACCTGATtgctaaattaacattaaaaaaatatccatgggttttttggggggtgggggatgACTACAATTTTATGCTATTAAAACATTGGTTTGGCACTATTATAGCTGTTAGTTATAATTCCAGTAAAGCTGAGTTATCTGTGACTCagagtgagtgaaagagagagagagagtaaagctCCTGTTTTTGGGGCGGAGATTTCCGAGTTGTTAAAGCACATGGCCGCACACTGTACAGTTCTTCACTCAAACACTAGACTAACGGCTTTACCCGGATTTACCTCAACTTTATCTCATCTCACACAAACTCTTGAGAGGATTCTACTGGTATCATTCATCTCATTACTGTAATTAGTAGGATTTGTTTGTAAAAACAATGAATGGTGAATTGAGAGAAAATTATAATCTTTGAACGCCAACAATGACAAAGACAAAAGTAGAGGCAAATCCTGAGTCTAATGCACGCTCATCCCATCACGGACAGGACGGGCAGGAAAAAGCCTGCGGAGACGCGAGCAGCCAGCAGCCGACAAGACAAATCCACCGGCATCATGTGCAACACATGACGTCAAAACAAGCTCAGGCGGACGCTTGGTCTAAAATCATCCCAGCAGCCTCACAGAGCAAAGCCAAAGAGATTCACTCGAAGAAACCAAAGCGTGGAGCATCTGTCACGCCAAACATCCACACAGGGAAAAGAGAGATGAAACCAGAGTCGAGAAAACGCACCGATAGCAATCGCAGTAAATCTTTCGGGAGGAGAAAGCTGTCTGATGGAAGCATCACGTCTGATGACCTGAGTAAGGACTCTGGCTGCGCTACCGGGAAACTGTCTTCCACGGACAGCAGCTCTGAGATCTCGGACGCATCAGAGGAGCATAAGCAGTCCACTGATGCCCAGTGTGGCGAGGTCTGTCCCAGAGGTCCCAGCGAAGAGATGATGGACGATTCAGCGGAGCAAATGTCAGAACACAGAGAAGAAGATGGACTGGTTAATGCCACCCTGTCTCCAGGGTTTGGCTTCGGAGAGGGGAGCATCTCTCCTGGCGACCAGAGGTCCTACATTTCTCTGGACAGTCGCTTGAACTTGAGCGCGTCTGTGGCATTTTCGGATCTGACTGGAGACTTTGCTGATGGGGTGCACGAGGATCTGCTGAGAGAGATTGACGACCTAAAATCGGAAAATGAATATTTGAAGGTGAGATTTGTTGATTAATCTATTAGGCCtaaatcatttatttgatttttaattaaatgcaaaataatcatTTCTTGCATGGTGGAAATTTGGGAGTGTTCAGATAAAGTGGGACCCATTTCACATTTGctctttaaatatatcatttataattttgtcattatgaacatgttttattttgtcttcaCACCATCGTGTGGGCATGATGAAACATCTGACTGATCTCAATGAGTGCATATGGAAAATCCACCAGATGAAAACGCTCTTCTGAAACAAGcattgtagtttttaaaagatgAATTCAATTACCAAAATGATGTATTTGCTGTGTTattgcttttaattattttagtgagTCTGTTTTAAGTAGATAATGTTAGATAAAGTAGTACTAAATGCAACCTGGTTTGATGGATTATGATTATAAATCATCAGATTATTATCAGCTAACATGGCATAAACCATGTCATATGATGTGATGGACATTGTacttaatgtaaaattaaattaaaacaatcccACATTGTCTGCTACATGTATGATACATATCTTAACAGTCAAAATAAACTGCACGTGATGTGCCTTATACGGTAAGATTTACTCTCTTCTTAGAAGATTATACTTTCTCTAATTGGCTCGTGTCATCCCTCATTGTCTCTGACATGCAATAGAAGGAGGGGTTCACAGTGAGAATGAGACAAGCTTTACTGTGATTAAGTGAAAGGTGTCTCAGCAGAAATCAAGAAGTCAACAGAGTGCCACAAGTGCATCCAATAAGGGCAGTGCTTCATTCTTGGCGTGTGCCACTAGTTCTGTGGGTTAATGCGCACACCATGCTGGCACTCGACACGTAAGACCAGTGCAGTGCTGTCATGGACAAGCTGGTTGAAGACTATCATTGATAGTGATATAGGAAACACACTTTgtacacactaacacacaaatgCTTTCAACTTAACTATAATGCATTCATATATCTCATGCTTTCCAATCAAAAACGtccaaaaagttaatttttttagaCCGTCACAGTGAAGTTCTATGAAGTTGATTTTTACATACACCATCTTTGATTGCATTCTTAGGATGAAATGGAGGAGCTCCGCTCAGAGATGCTGGAGATGAGGGACATGTACATGGAGGAGGATGTTTACCAGCTGCAGGAACTCCGACAGCAGCTGGAACAGGCCAACAAGGCCTGTCGCATCCTGCAGTACCGACTTAGGAAAGCAGAGAGACGCAGCCTGCGTGTAGCCCAGACGGGACAAGTGGACGGGGAGCTTATCAGGACACTTGAGCATGATATCAGGGTGAGGATGTGCTGCTATCATGCTGCATCATAATTTGCTGGTGTTTAGTGTGTTTCTGTGAGAAAGTCCTTGTATCAGGTCACATGCATAAAGAGCAATCACTGACACTCATGATTTGGGTTCAGTTAAGTTACTTCAGATAGCAGTGGTGTGTGTACAGGAAAACCACTGTTAGTGTTTTGGATGCCATCCATGGCATTCATCAGGACAGGATGTTTATCTAAATTGCTTAGGCTTGTGCTTAGTGCCAATCAAATGTTGAATAGTAAGTCACTGAATGAGTCAAAACTCTGTTTTTATGAATCAGCATGCACTCAGATGGATTGTGTAATCCTTCCACTGTGGTTTGTGACCCAAATCATGGTACTAAGGGTTTAGTGAGAGCTGagataacattttgttttatagtttGACATAGGGAgtggttttattttttggtaatgaCCCAATAGTAAAATGAGGAGAAAAACCCTCGGTTTTCTCTTTGGCAGATAATTGGTGTAGTAGCTCAGTTTGTGGTGGGCCACTCACAGCATAAGCATTTTTTGGTTTGAACTTCTCAGCCAATCAGTGACAGAGCTTTCTGTAGGAACGTTACGAATTAAAAATCTACACAGCAGGGTAACCCATATAAAATGGCTGTTTTCTTTTGAAATCTGCTTCCAGACTATGCAAAGTAAATTCCTCAGGTTTCTTCTGAACGTTTTGTCTTTGAATTAAGTGTGGACATTTATTTGGTAGAAACACAGTGTAAAGTATTACCGAAAAATTAAGGTAGCatgaaagactttgtgcatttgcatgtgtatgttatatatgtcaaGGACTATATAGCCACAGTATCCGAGATGGGAAGTGTCCAAGCACAGCTGCTGGTGTGTGTTGTGGGCATGTCCATGACCAGTCTATTTTAAAGGCATGTGAGAGAAATAGATACCCTCCTTTCACAAACTAGGCCAGTGTGTGTCCATCGCTGCTCAGAGTCCTCACTAGCACTCTGTCAAGTTAGATTCAGTCTTCAACAACCCCCATGGGAGTGTCCTGCAATCTGATATCTAACAGCATCCTTTTCAATCTCTGCTCTACTCCAGATTTccatcattcatttttttcacaGAGAAATATGAGTTTGTGGCGTTGCTCCTGGAACTCACTGCTGATAATCATCGCCCTGcgctataaaaaaagaaaagcacagaGTCATGCGCTGAATGCTGTGGTATAATCACATGCTTTCCAACCGTTTTCCCTTGACATTGTCCACAATAGTTAGCAACCCCTTGAGCAACAAGAGGATGAGTGCTTTGCAAAGGATTGCAAAGGAGGGAGATCATAGGAGAGTTTAACCCATATTGAAACCCATACAATTAACTAACCGCCTTACTTCCTTACATTCTCAATGTCACAAACCACAGCTGGAACATGGTAATTTAATCCTCATTTTGCAATGCTACGTATAACATCATTTTCTTTAAATAGAGCTTCTTGTTTTTAATAGTATTTCCCAACAGAATGAAATGACATGAGATAATTATCTTATTACATCAACATTTTTGTGGATAGTTCCAATGGACAAATGGTTTGCAGTTTATTTACTTGACTCTAAATGAATATTTTGTTCCTAGGTGGCAAAAAGCGTGTCCCTTCGCCTACACGGTGAACTTGAGGCCATTCAAAAGAAAAATTCACGGCTGGAATGGGAAAATGAGGAGTTACGTGAACGGCTGCAGGATCTGGAAGTGGCAAAGCAGGTCCTGCAGGCTGAGATGGACAAATCACAGGTGTTATGACCACAAAGCcattgctgtatatatatatgtacacacacacacacacacacataaactaaacaaaagtttattaaactattgtaatgtttttgatcaaagtctcatttgctcaccaaggctgcatttactgaatcatagaaacagtaatattgtgaaatattattacaatttcaaataactgttattttttcatatatattaaaatgtaattaaaaaataaagtcaacAATAGTTGATCTAATATTTTAGTGTAAAACAAGATACaattttcaggattgtttgatgaatagaaagttcaaaagaatttgaaatagaaatagctttttttcattataaatgtctttactattacttttgcttaatttaatgcacccttgctgaataaaagtattaatttctttaaaaaaaaacaaaaacgtactaaccctaaacttttaaacggtaatatatgcatatatatccTTAATGCCCTTTATCACTTTAAAGCAGTACTAGTTTGTTGCTTAGACTCCTTCGTTTCATGATGCCGTTAGGATTACAATCTGACCCTTACCCCAGCCGTATGTAATCGACAGCTGACTGCTTGGGTAGGGCATAGAATGAACTAAGGGTCTGAATTCAAACTGCAGCTGCTGTCATTCTCACTCGTGGTGGATGCAGTGAGGGGGAGAAGAGAGAAAAATGGGGCAACTGAAAGGTTGAAGAGCGAGTGAGAAAGACACCATTTAGAAAATACACCTGAAAGGGAGATCCTTGTCCAACTCTTGGGTCTTATGATGTTCAATAACCACATACATGCTAAAAATACTAACAAGAAGGCATGCTTTTTGCTTTCACTTTctcacaatattaaaaaatataggcCGTCACCATTATACCAACATATTGCaccaaaaacaaattttattggCAATGAAAGCCTGTGGGTCTTTAATAACGGCACGCATACAGTTTAATCCAGGATTCAGTGCTTAGAAGTGGATCCCAGCAGCTCAGCTCAGACAGCTGCTGCCAATTCCTGATCCTGACCAGCAGAACAAATCAGCTACAACCAGATTATCAAGGCCTCATGTGAGCCTGACACTACCTGAAACATGATGATTTCCATACAAACACTTTCTACTCATCCATTTTTTGCAGTCTTCTGCAGACTGATTTATAATTTCAATTCATCAAGATATATTATGAAGAGCTCTgttaaaggcatttttttttggttttatgctTAAGTTATGACACGTCAGTCTCGGTTTGGATTGgattggattgttttttttttatttgaagaagATAATGTGAAGTCTACATGCTCCTCCTGTGCTCTTTGTACTTTTAAGGAATTGAGCCTACCAGACAAAGCAGCAGACAGATAGACTGACTCTAGCCAGCATTTTTGACATACTTGGAGCAGTATGGATGTTTGGTGTAGAAATGGAGTTGGAGTTCTTGCCATCTCACTACACGAACATGATTGAGTGTGTTTATTAGGTGCATGCTTTCCTTACAGTCACACATTTCATTGGGAATTGGAATGCATTGGACAGCGGTATGATGGAAAATAGCAACTCTGATTAATATAACTCAAATGAACATTTATGCCCATAGGAGGACATTATCTTAGGGGACAAATTGCATCAACAAACCTATACATAGTGAGCTGTGCTGTATAAGCTGCTAAAATGTCTTTAGACTAATTATGGATATGGTGCCTCCACAGAATTCTCTAAAGAGACGAAGTTTGAGATCAACATCCAACAAGAACGAAAAAAAGCCCTCACCACAGGTGAGTTGGGAGTTACAATAGTCTAATTAATTTGTGAAGGTTAGTGCTGTTCTAGTGCTAGTCCTTCAAGAGATCCAATATTAGCCTTCAAAGTTGTGCAAAACTCAGAATTAAGAATATGTATTTTCAATTCATGCTTTACAAAATTGgaattcaaagaaattcaacaCTGGAAAATGgagtgatataaaaaaaacattcattaaaacattctatcatttgtttttattaaaaaacttttaaacgATGGTTTGTCATACTTAAGTCCAAAGTTGGTCTAGATCTTTTCTAGTTAAAATGACACTTGAATGAATTTCTCTGCATTTCAGTGAACTTCCCTACAATTCAAATTcagaattttaaaatgcattctcaATTCACTTTTTACTGGCACGTGACCCTGTTAGCCATGGTGATCAAAGCCATAGTAGCCTTGCTgtgtttttagtttaagtttttgatATATGCCAACTATTTTAACACACCTCTGCAGGATGATAGCGCTGATTTGAAATGCCAGCTCCACTTTGCCAAAGAGGAGTCTGCGCTCATGTGCAAGAAGCTAACAAAGATGGCCCTGGAGAGCGAGGCGATGCGGGAGGAGCTCGCCAAATACCGTCTGCTTTATGGTGAGGTGGATGAAACCCAGGCTGCAGCGGGCGCCACTAACTCTGCCCACACCCGAGAAGCAGAGGTCAAAGTTCACTTGCGGCTGGTGGAGGAGGAAGCCACGTTGCTGAGTCGTCGAATAGTGGAACTAGAGGTGGAGAACCGTGGGTTGCGGGCAGAGATGAGTGAACAACgtgaaagaggaggaggaagccTGGAAGAAGAGGAGGTGATGAAGGGGGCCAGTGAAGGATTAGCATTGCCTCTCCAAACTAGAGAACAGGTGGAGATGCACAGAGGTCTGGATGGGACAGATAATGCAGATGCAGTGACTACCCATAATAATATGCAGGAGAACCAGATGCATGTTGAGGAAGATCATGTGGAGAACTCTTCTGTCAGTCATATGCAGAGAGAAGGGCCGATTGGTGGGGAACAGGAGCTTTCTGAAGAGACTAAAGAGGAAGACAGACAAGCTCAATGTACGTCAGACTGCACATTTGCTGTGAAAGATCTAGACAGTCTTCTTGCCATCCATGACCAGGCACTGCTTGTCAGATCGACTATCCAGCTCCTAACAACCCCAGCAAAAAATGGCCTCTCACCTACATGTACACATACGACTCCTACTGGTGCTCCTTGCCTAAGCAAAACTGCAGTAGATCCTCAGTGCAAAACACATCAATGGCTTTTGGACCCAATGTTGAGTCCCTTGACCAATGGCCTAGAGGTGTTACAAGCCCAACTGCGTGCTCTTGTAGAAAAGTTGGAGGTGCTCTCAAACTCCACTTCAGAGTGCCTAGGGCCTTTTACTGAGAAGAATATGCTACATTCTGACAaagatttatgtgaaataaaagagGACGCAAAGAATCAAGCAAGACAAGAATGTCCATGTGAAGGAAATGTTGGAAATGGGTGTAACCAGGACAGCTTAGTGCTGCTCACTCTGCAGCtccagtggtttgtccagcagtGGAGGCAGGGAGAGAGACCCACAGCTGATGGAAAGAACCTGTTCGAG encodes the following:
- the LOC113077670 gene encoding protein SOGA1-like isoform X3; the encoded protein is MTKTKVEANPESNARSSHHGQDGQEKACGDASSQQPTRQIHRHHVQHMTSKQAQADAWSKIIPAASQSKAKEIHSKKPKRGASVTPNIHTGKREMKPESRKRTDSNRSKSFGRRKLSDGSITSDDLSKDSGCATGKLSSTDSSSEISDASEEHKQSTDAQCGEVCPRGPSEEMMDDSAEQMSEHREEDGLVNATLSPGFGFGEGSISPGDQRSYISLDSRLNLSASVAFSDLTGDFADGVHEDLLREIDDLKSENEYLKDEMEELRSEMLEMRDMYMEEDVYQLQELRQQLEQANKACRILQYRLRKAERRSLRVAQTGQVDGELIRTLEHDIRVAKSVSLRLHGELEAIQKKNSRLEWENEELRERLQDLEVAKQVLQAEMDKSQNSLKRRSLRSTSNKNEKKPSPQQDDSADLKCQLHFAKEESALMCKKLTKMALESEAMREELAKYRLLYGEVDETQAAAGATNSAHTREAEVKVHLRLVEEEATLLSRRIVELEVENRGLRAEMSEQRERGGGSLEEEEVMKGASEGLALPLQTREQVEMHRGLDGTDNADAVTTHNNMQENQMHVEEDHVENSSVSHMQREGPIGGEQELSEETKEEDRQAQCTSDCTFAVKDLDSLLAIHDQALLVRSTIQLLTTPAKNGLSPTCTHTTPTGAPCLSKTAVDPQCKTHQWLLDPMLSPLTNGLEVLQAQLRALVEKLEVLSNSTSECLGPFTEKNMLHSDKDLCEIKEDAKNQARQECPCEGNVGNGCNQDSLVLLTLQLQWFVQQWRQGERPTADGKNLFEMYCQNDLHLLKDTKSKACKYNLQEKCNSQVSSALLSDLRTALSDLFSELWEQHSAAQFVNQQFANAKAAWAVECAELKGLISRLDGSAGKAGAEGPSDLNVALQKDHVEKLQHLLAESYTAVMDLTRQLKSPRCKMMKKDGKIERMPLKTGISKPNKNWKYLSREAALLDREDPCKTWDSPIMPPNLPGLNLNQELTQRSHTAPERSSIRIYYSPPSAKRIQMSSLIAAEEEELEESQQPHFNAVACGLVNQDWVTAYENWLGSLPFDCQSLLERDSMAVTSSRSSSGLQTSSMASPSCLAFNNLDVSANLSDDMKEITASVLQTSQSSPLERKRAKDFGSNMVSVVSIGTQTQSQPQPSTVGLQTNGPRSLYAAKHWSPRVTSFVSARTPQMSVSLERVPGPADHIQPHTNSPKIQRRHSASSPFSTKSSSSTSPSSSSSFTTSSSSLSASPRLDYGAKERGLWVLPQRASTSSRPSSVSVQASVKPGGRKNAGVHKYGLVHEFLRNVCGRGEKTNPEMEKAPAARKDHVGLMGSKKSEHPPSRIPAVPLVRNDSITKIVNRRFMKQSPKEESQSQTPTQRQINRGSISKNKGLEDGACDCSSRSLTSCFARPSQKNLRHIHGQNKPRPHEHPPSRGKGDSLA
- the LOC113077670 gene encoding protein SOGA1-like isoform X2, which codes for MTKTKVEANPESNARSSHHGQDGQEKACGDASSQQPTRQIHRHHVQHMTSKQAQADAWSKIIPAASQSKAKEIHSKKPKRGASVTPNIHTGKREMKPESRKRTDSNRSKSFGRRKLSDGSITSDDLSKDSGCATGKLSSTDSSSEISDASEEHKQSTDAQCGEVCPRGPSEEMMDDSAEQMSEHREEDGLVNATLSPGFGFGEGSISPGDQRSYISLDSRLNLSASVAFSDLTGDFADGVHEDLLREIDDLKSENEYLKDEMEELRSEMLEMRDMYMEEDVYQLQELRQQLEQANKACRILQYRLRKAERRSLRVAQTGQVDGELIRTLEHDIRVAKSVSLRLHGELEAIQKKNSRLEWENEELRERLQDLEVAKQVLQAEMDKSQNSLKRRSLRSTSNKNEKKPSPQDDSADLKCQLHFAKEESALMCKKLTKMALESEAMREELAKYRLLYGEVDETQAAAGATNSAHTREAEVKVHLRLVEEEATLLSRRIVELEVENRGLRAEMSEQRERGGGSLEEEEVMKGASEGLALPLQTREQVEMHRGLDGTDNADAVTTHNNMQENQMHVEEDHVENSSVSHMQREGPIGGEQELSEETKEEDRQAQCTSDCTFAVKDLDSLLAIHDQALLVRSTIQLLTTPAKNGLSPTCTHTTPTGAPCLSKTAVDPQCKTHQWLLDPMLSPLTNGLEVLQAQLRALVEKLEVLSNSTSECLGPFTEKNMLHSDKDLCEIKEDAKNQARQECPCEGNVGNGCNQDSLVLLTLQLQWFVQQWRQGERPTADGKNLFEMYCQNDLHLLKDTKSKACKYNLQEKCNSQVSSALLSDLRTALSDLFSELWEQHSAAQFVNQQFANAKAAWAVECAELKGLISRLDGSAGKAGAEGPSDLNVALQKDHVEKLQHLLAESYTAVMDLTRQLKVCDSNWSSEWQELLEHLNHTSLECEESKTAKQNRKLQSPRCKMMKKDGKIERMPLKTGISKPNKNWKYLSREAALLDREDPCKTWDSPIMPPNLPGLNLNQELTQRSHTAPERSSIRIYYSPPSAKRIQMSSLIAAEEEELEESQQPHFNAVACGLVNQDWVTAYENWLGSLPFDCQSLLERDSMAVTSSRSSSGLQTSSMASPSCLAFNNLDVSANLSDDMKEITASVLQTSQSSPLERKRAKDFGSNMVSVVSIGTQTQSQPQPSTVGLQTNGPRSLYAAKHWSPRVTSFVSARTPQMSVSLERVPGPADHIQPHTNSPKIQRRHSASSPFSTKSSSSTSPSSSSSFTTSSSSLSASPRLDYGAKERGLWVLPQRASTSSRPSSVSVQASVKPGGRKNAGVHKYGLVHEFLRNVCGRGEKTNPEMEKAPAARKDHVGLMGSKKSEHPPSRIPAVPLVRNDSITKIVNRRFMKQSPKEESQSQTPTQRQINRGSISKNKGLEDGACDCSSRSLTSCFARPSQKNLRHIHGQNKPRPHEHPPSRGKGDSLA
- the LOC113077670 gene encoding protein SOGA1-like isoform X1, with product MTKTKVEANPESNARSSHHGQDGQEKACGDASSQQPTRQIHRHHVQHMTSKQAQADAWSKIIPAASQSKAKEIHSKKPKRGASVTPNIHTGKREMKPESRKRTDSNRSKSFGRRKLSDGSITSDDLSKDSGCATGKLSSTDSSSEISDASEEHKQSTDAQCGEVCPRGPSEEMMDDSAEQMSEHREEDGLVNATLSPGFGFGEGSISPGDQRSYISLDSRLNLSASVAFSDLTGDFADGVHEDLLREIDDLKSENEYLKDEMEELRSEMLEMRDMYMEEDVYQLQELRQQLEQANKACRILQYRLRKAERRSLRVAQTGQVDGELIRTLEHDIRVAKSVSLRLHGELEAIQKKNSRLEWENEELRERLQDLEVAKQVLQAEMDKSQNSLKRRSLRSTSNKNEKKPSPQQDDSADLKCQLHFAKEESALMCKKLTKMALESEAMREELAKYRLLYGEVDETQAAAGATNSAHTREAEVKVHLRLVEEEATLLSRRIVELEVENRGLRAEMSEQRERGGGSLEEEEVMKGASEGLALPLQTREQVEMHRGLDGTDNADAVTTHNNMQENQMHVEEDHVENSSVSHMQREGPIGGEQELSEETKEEDRQAQCTSDCTFAVKDLDSLLAIHDQALLVRSTIQLLTTPAKNGLSPTCTHTTPTGAPCLSKTAVDPQCKTHQWLLDPMLSPLTNGLEVLQAQLRALVEKLEVLSNSTSECLGPFTEKNMLHSDKDLCEIKEDAKNQARQECPCEGNVGNGCNQDSLVLLTLQLQWFVQQWRQGERPTADGKNLFEMYCQNDLHLLKDTKSKACKYNLQEKCNSQVSSALLSDLRTALSDLFSELWEQHSAAQFVNQQFANAKAAWAVECAELKGLISRLDGSAGKAGAEGPSDLNVALQKDHVEKLQHLLAESYTAVMDLTRQLKVCDSNWSSEWQELLEHLNHTSLECEESKTAKQNRKLQSPRCKMMKKDGKIERMPLKTGISKPNKNWKYLSREAALLDREDPCKTWDSPIMPPNLPGLNLNQELTQRSHTAPERSSIRIYYSPPSAKRIQMSSLIAAEEEELEESQQPHFNAVACGLVNQDWVTAYENWLGSLPFDCQSLLERDSMAVTSSRSSSGLQTSSMASPSCLAFNNLDVSANLSDDMKEITASVLQTSQSSPLERKRAKDFGSNMVSVVSIGTQTQSQPQPSTVGLQTNGPRSLYAAKHWSPRVTSFVSARTPQMSVSLERVPGPADHIQPHTNSPKIQRRHSASSPFSTKSSSSTSPSSSSSFTTSSSSLSASPRLDYGAKERGLWVLPQRASTSSRPSSVSVQASVKPGGRKNAGVHKYGLVHEFLRNVCGRGEKTNPEMEKAPAARKDHVGLMGSKKSEHPPSRIPAVPLVRNDSITKIVNRRFMKQSPKEESQSQTPTQRQINRGSISKNKGLEDGACDCSSRSLTSCFARPSQKNLRHIHGQNKPRPHEHPPSRGKGDSLA